A genomic stretch from Halobellus sp. LT62 includes:
- a CDS encoding UPF0179 family protein, with protein sequence MTQVTLIGDRLASPGTEFVYEGESTACEGCPYRQQCLNLTEGVRYEVTGVREAGQLLDCAVHDTGVRAVEVEPASITANVAAKGAYAGSKVSLPGPCPHTECPSHEYCVPEGADFETEYRIDEIVGDPPHEFCYLDRELTLVELAPPEE encoded by the coding sequence ATGACCCAAGTCACGCTCATCGGCGACCGACTCGCCTCCCCGGGAACGGAGTTCGTCTACGAGGGCGAGTCGACGGCGTGCGAGGGCTGTCCGTACCGACAGCAGTGTCTGAATCTCACGGAGGGCGTCCGCTACGAGGTGACGGGCGTCCGCGAGGCCGGACAGCTCTTAGACTGCGCCGTCCACGACACCGGGGTCCGCGCCGTCGAGGTCGAGCCCGCGTCGATCACCGCCAACGTCGCCGCGAAGGGCGCATACGCCGGAAGTAAGGTGAGCCTTCCTGGTCCGTGCCCCCACACGGAGTGCCCGAGCCACGAGTACTGCGTCCCCGAGGGCGCGGACTTCGAGACCGAGTACCGGATCGACGAGATCGTCGGGGACCCGCCCCACGAGTTCTGCTATCTGGACCGGGAGCTGACGCTCGTCGAACTCGCGCCGCCAGAAGAGTAG
- a CDS encoding AIR synthase family protein, with protein sequence MTDLGKVDREFFDEHVFPRLGADRDDVAVGPTHGVDFGLLDIDGTAVAIATDPVSVLPGLGFERAGRFALDFVLADVAVSGLPPSHLAITFTLPPTISDESFATLWESMHAEAEDLGVSIVTGHTARYAGCSFPWVGGATALAVGEFDSVIRPDGARVGDDVLVTNGPAVEATGLLTTLFPDQFDLDEATLSAAQARLDEASCVRDAMTAAAVGGVHAMHDATECGLFGAFVEMAAGADVRLDLSTAEIPIRPGVRETCEALGIDPWSATTGGTLVLAVDPDRTADVVSALEAEGTPVGVAGRVESGSGVVVDGEAVDHPEVDPSWAAYDRLADASGEEDS encoded by the coding sequence ATGACGGATCTCGGGAAGGTCGACCGGGAGTTCTTCGACGAGCACGTCTTCCCGCGGCTCGGAGCCGACCGCGACGATGTCGCCGTGGGACCGACACACGGCGTCGATTTCGGGCTCCTCGATATCGACGGAACCGCGGTCGCCATCGCGACCGATCCGGTATCAGTGCTGCCGGGGCTCGGATTCGAGCGTGCCGGTCGCTTCGCGCTCGACTTCGTCCTCGCCGACGTCGCGGTTTCGGGGCTCCCGCCCTCGCATCTTGCGATCACCTTCACGCTGCCGCCGACGATCTCCGACGAGTCGTTCGCGACGCTCTGGGAGTCGATGCACGCGGAGGCCGAAGACCTCGGCGTCTCGATCGTCACCGGTCACACCGCCCGCTACGCCGGCTGTTCGTTCCCGTGGGTCGGCGGCGCGACCGCACTCGCCGTCGGCGAGTTCGACTCGGTGATCCGCCCGGACGGCGCGCGCGTCGGCGACGACGTGCTCGTGACGAACGGCCCCGCCGTGGAGGCGACGGGGCTGCTCACGACGCTGTTTCCCGACCAGTTCGATCTCGACGAGGCGACGCTGTCGGCGGCGCAGGCCCGACTCGACGAGGCCTCCTGCGTCCGCGACGCGATGACCGCCGCGGCGGTGGGCGGCGTCCACGCGATGCACGACGCGACCGAGTGCGGGCTCTTCGGCGCGTTCGTCGAGATGGCGGCGGGCGCGGATGTCCGGCTCGACCTGTCGACGGCGGAGATCCCGATTCGACCGGGCGTCCGCGAGACCTGCGAGGCGCTCGGCATCGATCCGTGGTCGGCGACGACCGGCGGGACGCTGGTGCTGGCGGTCGATCCCGACCGCACGGCGGACGTGGTCTCGGCGCTCGAAGCCGAGGGGACGCCCGTCGGCGTCGCCGGACGCGTCGAATCCGGATCGGGCGTCGTCGTCGACGGCGAGGCGGTCGACCACCCCGAGGTCGACCCCTCGTGGGCGGCCTACGACCGCCTCGCCGACGCCAGTGGTGAAGAAGACAGTTAA
- a CDS encoding amidohydrolase family protein, translating into MIVEGTVLRGPELEPIRGRVVVEDGEIVAVEEADVYSDDIVLPAFVNAHTHIGDSIAKEAGAGLSLDELVAPPDGLKHRLLRAASRGETVDAMRRSLRMMADTGTAACLEFREGGVEGVEYIREAAQGLPIDPVVLGRESEDAMHESDGFGASGARDADFDRLRNATREAGKLFGIHAGERDPHDINPALDLAPDFVVHMVHPESIHYERLADNDIPVVVCPRSNLVTDVGVPPIRELVERTTVALGTDNVMLNSPSMFREMEFAAKLADVPARKVLKMATVNGAEIADLNCGVIEPGRDAKLLVLDGDSDNLAGAQDVVRAVVRRAGSSDVKDVLL; encoded by the coding sequence ATGATCGTCGAGGGAACCGTACTGCGTGGCCCCGAACTCGAACCGATCCGGGGACGCGTCGTCGTCGAGGACGGCGAGATCGTCGCCGTCGAGGAGGCTGACGTGTATTCCGACGATATCGTGCTCCCGGCGTTCGTCAACGCACACACCCACATCGGCGACTCGATCGCCAAGGAGGCCGGCGCGGGGCTCTCGCTCGACGAGCTCGTCGCGCCGCCGGACGGCCTGAAACACCGGCTGCTCAGAGCCGCCAGCCGCGGGGAGACCGTCGATGCGATGCGTCGATCGCTCCGGATGATGGCCGATACCGGCACGGCCGCGTGTCTCGAATTCCGAGAGGGCGGCGTCGAGGGCGTCGAGTACATCCGCGAGGCGGCGCAAGGCCTGCCAATCGATCCGGTCGTCCTCGGCCGCGAGTCCGAGGACGCGATGCACGAGTCCGACGGATTCGGGGCGTCGGGCGCGCGTGACGCCGACTTCGACCGACTGCGGAACGCGACCCGAGAGGCCGGGAAGCTGTTCGGCATCCACGCGGGCGAGCGCGACCCCCACGACATCAACCCCGCGCTGGATCTCGCCCCCGACTTCGTGGTCCATATGGTCCACCCCGAGTCGATCCACTACGAGCGGCTGGCGGACAACGACATCCCCGTCGTCGTCTGCCCGCGTTCGAACCTCGTTACCGACGTCGGCGTCCCACCGATCCGCGAGCTGGTCGAGCGGACGACCGTCGCGCTCGGCACCGACAACGTGATGTTGAACTCGCCGTCGATGTTCCGCGAGATGGAGTTCGCCGCCAAACTCGCCGACGTTCCCGCGCGGAAGGTGCTCAAGATGGCGACCGTCAACGGCGCGGAGATCGCGGACCTGAACTGCGGGGTCATCGAACCCGGCCGCGACGCCAAGTTGCTCGTCCTCGACGGCGACTCCGACAACCTCGCCGGGGCGCAGGACGTCGTCCGCGCGGTCGTCCGCCGCGCGGGCTCGTCGGACGTCAAAGACGTGTTGTTGTGA
- a CDS encoding succinylglutamate desuccinylase/aspartoacylase domain-containing protein, translated as MRIYELGEGTPEVAVVGSVHGDEPCGKRAIERLLTAEPDVERPVKLVVANEEALDAGVRYLDEDLNRAFPGDANAENHERRLAYDLVRELRGTTVLSLHSTQSYAEPFALVDEVDAVSRSICPHLPMEYLVETGAFAAGRLIDHAHTIEVECGLQGTDSAAANAYWIVRAFLSATGVLPAPVEGEEEPPLSLHRRDAADVTVFRMLDRIPKGPAEEYRVFVDNFQRVAPGDLVAAADGDELSADSEFYPVLLSANGYEDVFGYAADRLGTLA; from the coding sequence ATGCGAATCTACGAACTCGGGGAGGGGACACCCGAGGTCGCCGTCGTCGGATCGGTTCACGGGGACGAACCCTGCGGAAAGCGGGCCATCGAGCGCCTCCTCACCGCCGAGCCGGACGTCGAGCGACCGGTCAAACTCGTCGTCGCGAACGAGGAGGCGCTCGACGCCGGCGTCCGCTACCTCGATGAGGACCTGAACCGCGCGTTTCCGGGCGATGCGAACGCCGAGAACCACGAGCGTCGCCTCGCGTACGACCTCGTTCGCGAGCTCCGCGGGACGACGGTGCTGTCGCTGCACTCGACGCAGTCGTACGCCGAACCGTTCGCGCTCGTCGACGAGGTGGATGCGGTGTCGCGGTCGATCTGTCCGCACCTGCCGATGGAGTACCTCGTCGAGACGGGCGCGTTCGCGGCCGGGCGGCTCATCGACCACGCGCACACGATCGAAGTCGAGTGCGGGCTGCAGGGAACCGACAGCGCCGCCGCCAACGCGTACTGGATCGTTCGCGCCTTCCTGTCGGCGACGGGTGTCCTTCCAGCGCCGGTCGAGGGCGAGGAGGAGCCGCCGCTGTCGCTGCACCGCCGCGACGCGGCCGACGTGACCGTCTTCCGGATGCTCGATCGGATCCCGAAGGGGCCGGCCGAGGAGTACCGCGTCTTCGTCGACAACTTCCAGCGGGTCGCGCCGGGCGATCTCGTCGCCGCCGCCGACGGCGACGAACTCAGCGCCGACAGCGAGTTCTACCCGGTGTTGCTCTCGGCGAACGGTTACGAGGACGTGTTCGGCTACGCGGCCGACCGGCTCGGGACGCTGGCGTGA
- a CDS encoding DUF309 domain-containing protein has translation MNEHTRDDTVAPPMTGAPTGWDRERRVSNGWEHGTLRRATVHGVRLYNSGEFHESHDCFEDEWYNYGSGTIESAFLHGMVQVAAGAYKHFDFEDDTGMRSLFRTALQYLDGVPDDYYGVDVADVRATIEAALDEPSTLEGWKIELDGGRPEADQLDREYAEALD, from the coding sequence GTGAACGAGCACACCCGCGACGACACCGTCGCGCCGCCGATGACCGGCGCGCCAACCGGCTGGGACCGCGAGCGACGAGTGTCGAACGGGTGGGAGCACGGGACGCTCCGCCGCGCGACGGTCCACGGCGTCCGGCTCTACAATTCGGGCGAGTTCCACGAATCGCACGACTGCTTCGAGGACGAGTGGTACAACTACGGCTCCGGCACGATCGAGAGCGCGTTCCTCCACGGGATGGTGCAGGTCGCCGCGGGCGCGTACAAGCACTTCGACTTTGAGGATGATACCGGAATGCGCTCGCTCTTTCGGACGGCGCTGCAGTACCTCGACGGCGTCCCGGACGACTACTACGGCGTCGACGTCGCCGACGTTCGAGCGACGATCGAGGCCGCTCTCGACGAGCCGTCGACGCTGGAGGGGTGGAAGATCGAACTCGACGGGGGACGGCCGGAGGCGGACCAACTGGACCGCGAGTACGCCGAAGCGCTCGATTAA